The genomic window CCAGTTCTGGGCACCCGTGTCCTGAGTGGCCCAGTCGGTGTACCAGCCCTGCTGCCCTCCGCTCATGACCACCGTGATCACCGGGAGGTTCTGCGTGAGCTGCTCCGCGTGTCCCTCGTCGTACCACTGCAGGGCGGAGGCGTCCGGGGAGCTGCTGCCGGGCAGCATGTACACCACGGGGTAGCGGGTGGAGGGGTCGTAGTTCTCGGGGGCGATCACCACCACGGACTTCCGGCCCCCCAGCGCGTCCGGGGACACGGCGTCCGTCTCGACCGTCAGGTCCACCGCGCGCTGCGAGAGCCGCCGCGCCGCGGTGACGGTGATGCCGTGGTCCTGCGCCCGCAGCGCCTCCGGGTCACCGAACCCCGCGTCCTTCACGGCCTGGGTGTCGTACAGGCCCGACGAACTCGACGCGGTACCGTCCGGGCTGCCCAGACCGCACCCGGTGAGAAGGGTGGCCACCACGGCGCACCCGGCCAGCACACGTAGACCCGAACCCCGGGAGCCGTCGACCCGTGACCCGGAACGTCTCATGCCGCGCATGGAACCACCTCTTCCGCGGGGTACTGGCTCAGGCCCAGGGCGGCGTCGATGATCTGCAGCGCGGTGAGCCGTGAGGCGTGCGCCTGCAGCGAGTGGTCCAGCGCCGGGACGTGGGCCACCTTGATCCGCCGCCCCTGACGGCGCAGCCGGGCCAGGCCCTCCTCGCCCCGCTCCTGCTGGAAGAGCAGGCCGTCCTCGGGGCCGAAGTAGAAGGCGACCTCCGCACCGCGGGAGGCGTACTCCATGACCACCTCGGGCACGTTGGGAATGCTGCGGCGGCCCAGGACGAGCCACGCGAGGTAGGGCATGCGGCGGCGCACCCGGTCCTTGGCACGGGTGCGCCAGCCGGCGTTGACCTCCACGTCGCTCATGGTGCGCAGCTGCTCGAGCACCGCGTCCACGTCCCAGTTGCGGTAGAGCTTGTCGTAGTAGGTTTCCGCGGCGCGCCACGCCACGTTGTTGAGCACCACGCGGCTGGTCATCGCACTCGTGGGCGGGGCCATGGCCACGAGCCAGCCCCCCACGCACAGTCCGGCTCCCGTGACGTCCTCCCCGGTGCGGTCCCGGAGCCAGGCCGCCCCGAGGTCCAGGTCCATGACGCCCTCACCGGTGTAGGGGTTGACGTCCTTGACCTCGTCCAGTCCCGCACCGTCCCCGCAGTGGTGGCGCTCGATGCGCATCGCGGGCACGCCCCGGGCCGCGAGACGGCGAGCCTGCACGGTCCACAGCCCGGTGGGGCCGTCCTTCGGATCGGCCGAGGGCGGCGCGAGCAGCGCAGCTCCCGCACCCGTGCCGTGGCGTCCCACGGGATGGGTGTAGGAGGCCGGCATGCCGTCCAGGCCCAGCTCCAGCAGCTCCTCCTCCACGTCCACGCCGAACTCGGCCACATGGAACCGGGCCGAGGTCACCGGCCGCCACCCGCTGACGTCCGCCCACTCGTCGCGCGGCCGCTGCGTGGGCCCGGAGTCCTCCAGCCGCTCGACGAGGGCGGCGATCGCGGGCGGACACGCCTTCGCGTAGATGGCGGCCACCCCGTAGAGCTTTTTGGCCACGGTGCGGTCCTCCTCGCGCACCGGGACGAGCCCGGGGGTGGAGAGTTTGCGGGGGTCGGGCAGCGCGCGGATGGCCCCGGCCTCGGCATTCGTGAAGTGCGCGCCCCCGATCTCCACGCCGTCCTCCACCACAGGAGGCAGGTCGAGACCACTGGCGCGCCTCAGTCCCGTGTACTGGCGCATGTAGACGGCGCCGGAGACCGGCTCCCACAGCACGCGGCGCTCGAAGGGGAGCGGGGACGTGGCCAGCACGGCCGCACCGATCCGCAGCCCGATCCCGTGGACCGGCAGCTCGGGGCCCACGAGCTCACGCGACGCACGGTGGGCCACCTCGAGATCCCGGTGCCACACGGCCACGGGGTCGCTGCCCGCGGGGCGCTCCCCCGACTCGGAGGTCCCGCTCCACGCGAGGCGCAGCACGAGCCAGCCCGCCTGGGCAGCCCGCGCGGCCACGAGGCGCATGCTGCGGTGGCTCACTACCTCCTCCCGCGCCAGTGCCGGTGCCACGATCACCGCGCCACGCACTTTCTCGTCCTGCGGACCGTGGACCCACGCGTGAATGGTGTGCCCGTCCCCCGTCAAAAAACTTGCCTGCCCGGCAATACGCATGAATTCTCCCCAGTTCTGCTCCGGATGCACCTCAGCCGTACACCGTTGCCCCTGCCCCGCCGTCACGACGGTCACTCCTCCACGAACGGATCCCCCACCGCCACCGGCGGATTCTTGCCCCGGACCCGCGTTCCCCCGCGGAAGTCGTGCAGCTTTGCACTCATAAAGCATAGCCAGGAAGTTCACAGATGGGCCGAGGGGCGGCGTCCCCTAATGTGTGGTTTTTCATTGACACGACTGTTTTTCCCGCTCCCACCAGCGCGTTTGTGCGGTTGTACCTATATGAGCCCACACAGATTTGTGGTCATTCCGGAGTTGCATGCTTTGCGGCGTGATTATGATGGCAAACGTCGATGGGCTAGGGAGAGAAGACGTCGACACCGATGCGCCGCTGCCGACGATCCACGCGGGAGGCGGCGGGTGGGCCTGGGGAGGCCCACCGCAACTGGGGGAAAGCAGGGGCTCGGCCCCGCTTTTCAGGGGGAGGAGCAAGCGTGGCACCACGCATTCTGATCGTAGGTCTCAACTATTCACCGGAGCACACGGGCATCGCGCCCTACACCGCGGGCATGGCCCGCGCGCTGCGGGACGCCGGGTGGGACACCGACGTCATCACCGGACTCCCGCACTACCCGCAGTGGAGCATCCACGAGGGGTACCCGAAGAACGGCAACGGGTACGAGGTCGTCGACGGCGTCCCGGTGCTGCGCGTGCCGCACCCGGTCCCGCACGACGCCGGCCAGCTGCGGCGGCTGGGCATGGAGATCGTCTTCGGGCTGCGCGCCGTGACCGCCCCGTGGGGGAACCCGGACGTCGTCGTCCTGATCACCCCCGCCCTGTTCGCCTCCGCCATCGTGCGGGTGCGCGCGGCGCTGACGCGCACCCCGGTGATCGCATGGGTGCACGACATCTACACGGCCGGGCTCGCGGAGACGGGCGCGGCCGGCGGGCCGGTCACGCGCCTGATGCGCGCGGTGGAGGGGACGTTCCTGCGCTCCTGCAGCGGCGTCGTCGTGATCCACGACCGGTTCTCGGACTACCTGCGCCGGCACATGGGCGTGGCCGCGGACCGGGTGACCACGGTGCGCAACTGGACGCACATCTCCGAGGCCCCCGGCGTGGACACCGACGCCCTGCGTCGGCGCTTCGGCTGGCGGCCGGAGGACGTGGTGGTGCTGCACACCGGCAACATGGGCGCCAAGCAGGACCTCGCGAACGTGGCCGCCGCCGCGGAGGTGGCCCAGCGCACCGGGGCGCCGCTGCGCTTCGTGCTCGTGGGCGGCGGGCACCAGCGCCCCCAGCTCGAGGAGCTCGCCGAGCGCACCCCGCGCTTCGAGGTGCTGCCCAGCGTGGACGAGGACACCTACGCCGGGCTGCTGCGCGCCGCGGACATCCTGCTGGTCAACGAACGGCCCGGGCTCACCGAGATGTGCGTGCC from Kocuria rhizophila DC2201 includes these protein-coding regions:
- a CDS encoding glycosyltransferase family 4 protein, yielding MAPRILIVGLNYSPEHTGIAPYTAGMARALRDAGWDTDVITGLPHYPQWSIHEGYPKNGNGYEVVDGVPVLRVPHPVPHDAGQLRRLGMEIVFGLRAVTAPWGNPDVVVLITPALFASAIVRVRAALTRTPVIAWVHDIYTAGLAETGAAGGPVTRLMRAVEGTFLRSCSGVVVIHDRFSDYLRRHMGVAADRVTTVRNWTHISEAPGVDTDALRRRFGWRPEDVVVLHTGNMGAKQDLANVAAAAEVAQRTGAPLRFVLVGGGHQRPQLEELAERTPRFEVLPSVDEDTYAGLLRAADILLVNERPGLTEMCVPSKLTSYFTADRPVLAAVEAEGPSAAELAAADAGIRVRPGDPEALVAGAMTLHEEWISTGGATHRGGRRYVRDVLSRDAAVRSFTSALRRLHPGVPAQPRTPATAHS